The following are encoded together in the Cynocephalus volans isolate mCynVol1 chromosome 4, mCynVol1.pri, whole genome shotgun sequence genome:
- the LOC134375057 gene encoding upstream-binding factor 1-like protein 1, which produces MVLPRGQDCWSNEDILRLLESMENNLLSNNSHLFKTTLSHQDWEKVAFKDFSGEMCKLKWLEISVNLKFHALKELVLEAKEHIKNTYKSKNCKKHPDFPKKPLTAYNRFLKENWPQYSQRNPELTNRELNKLLSEKYKELPKQIKQKYEDFQKGKQEFEEKLAQFGKDHPDLVEDSKKSGVPKRSHIKTQQKFQRNVKEVRSPPETDEFSKKMKFHGEPRKPPMNGYHKFHQDSWSSRELQHLTLREQMVEIGRHWQHIPRGLKEHYSSQAEELQKQYKVDLDLWLKSLSPQEYAAYKEATYSKCKNRPTTGGPNPKFRRADLQSLPAKSLQEGLGKEQGLEVLGTESTENFQVNYHPSWGSEENKKEDGEEDDGSGDEDEEDESEGSGSSSSSSGDSSDSDST; this is translated from the coding sequence ATGGTACTGCCCAGAGGACAAGACTGCTGGTCCAATGAAGACATCCTGAGGCTACTGGAATCCATGGAGAATAATCTCCTGTCCAATAACAGTCATTTGTTTAAAACAACCCTATCACATCAAGACTGGGAAAAAGtagcttttaaagatttttctggaGAAATGTGTAAGCTCAAGTGGTTAGAGATTTCTGTTAACTTGAAGTTCCATGCTTTGAAAGAATTAGTCCTGGAAGCTAAGGAACACATTAAAAATAcctacaaaagcaaaaactgcaAGAAACATCCAGACTTCCCAAAGAAGCCCCTAACTGCATATAACCGCTTTCTCAAGGAGAACTGGCCTCAGTACTCTCAAAGGAACCCTGAGCTGACCAACCGGGAGCTGAACAAGTTGCTGTCTGAGAAGTACAAGGAGCTCCCAAAGCAGATAAAGCAGAAATATGAGGATTTCCAAAAGGGGAAGCAAGAGTTTGAGGAAAAACTGGCTCAGTTCGGAAAAGACCACCCTGATCTAGTTGAGGACTCCAAGAAATCCGGTGTCCCCAAGAGGAGCCATATCAAAACCCAACAGAAGTTTCAGAGAAATGTGAAAGAAGTGAGGTCTCCTCCAGAAACTGATGAATTTTCCAAGAAGATGAAATTCCATGGAGAGCCCAGGAAGCCCCCTATGAATGGATACCACAAGTTTCACCAAGATTCATGGTCGAGTAGGGAGCTGCAACATTTGACCCTGAGAGAGCAGATGGTGGAGATTGGCAGACACTGGCAGCACATCCCACGGGGCCTGAAGGAACATTACAGCAGccaggctgaggagctgcagaaacAGTACAAAGTGGACCTGGATCTCTGGCTCAAGAGTCTGTCTCCCCAGGAATATGCTGCGTACAAAGAGGCAACCTATTCTAAGTGTAAGAACAGGCCCACGACAGGAGGCCCAAACCCCAAGTTTAGACGAGCAGATCTGCAGTCCTTACCAGCAAAGAGTCTTCAGGAAGGACTTGGAAAGGAGCAGGGACTGGAGGTTCTGGGGACAGAATCAACAGAGAATTTTCAAGTCAATTATCATCCCTCATGGGGATCAGAAGAGAATAAGAAGGAAGACGGGGAAGAGGACGATGGCAGTGGAGATGAAGATGAAGAGGATGAATCTgagggcagtggctccagctcaTCTTCCTCAGGGGACTCCTCAGATTCAGACTCCACCTGA